Proteins encoded by one window of Prevotella nigrescens:
- a CDS encoding acetyltransferase yields MKKLIIVGAGGYAKSVLDSVDYMNFKMVGYIDDVKEKGTNHQGYPVLGNTIDCVDNPEQYVYFVAIGNNAKRKVWFDKLKKRNLSLINVIDKSALVSPTAVIGEGCFIGKLAILNHGSSVGDNCVINTRALVEHGCCIRDHVNISTNSTLNGDVICENGSFIGSGTVINGQITVGKWSLVGSGAVVIEDVKEYTVVVGIPAKEIKSNNHKYN; encoded by the coding sequence ATGAAGAAATTAATTATAGTTGGTGCAGGTGGTTATGCAAAATCTGTATTGGACTCTGTTGATTATATGAACTTTAAAATGGTAGGGTATATTGATGATGTTAAAGAGAAAGGAACAAATCATCAAGGATATCCTGTACTAGGTAATACGATAGACTGTGTTGACAATCCTGAACAGTATGTTTATTTTGTTGCGATTGGGAATAACGCTAAAAGGAAAGTATGGTTCGACAAACTAAAAAAACGTAACCTTTCACTCATAAATGTTATCGATAAGTCTGCACTTGTTTCTCCTACAGCAGTTATTGGAGAAGGCTGTTTCATTGGTAAATTAGCAATACTTAATCACGGAAGTTCTGTCGGTGATAACTGTGTAATTAATACGCGTGCCCTTGTGGAACATGGTTGCTGTATCAGGGATCATGTAAATATCTCCACAAATTCTACTTTAAATGGTGATGTTATTTGCGAAAATGGTAGCTTTATTGGATCTGGTACAGTAATTAATGGACAGATTACTGTAGGAAAATGGTCATTAGTTGGTTCGGGCGCAGTTGTTATTGAAGATGTAAAAGAGTATACTGTAGTGGTTGGTATTCCTGCAAAAGAAATAAAATCAAATAACCATAAGTACAATTAA
- a CDS encoding GDP-L-fucose synthase family protein — MLEKSSKIYIAGHRGLVGSAIWNNLKARGYNNLIGCTHCELDLTNQQAVEDFFAQERPDAVVLAAAFVGGIMANSLYRADFIMQNMKMQCNVISCAYKYKVKKLLFLGSTCIYPKDAPQPMKEDALLTSPLEYSNEEYAIAKIAGLKMCESYNLQYGTNYIAVMPTNLYGPNDNFHLENSHVMPAMMRKVYLAKLIHEGNWDAIKVDMNKRPINPVSKLAEQIGNENVDGNSSKKRILQALAFYGIENNEVTLWGTGTPLREFLWSEDMADASVFLLLNVDFKDIIGIEKYSSVFYGVKADGEVNRNNSEGRGGAIPSLGEIRNCHINIGTGKELTIKDLSALVAKTANFTGEIVWDETKPDGTPRKLINVDKLHSLGWKHKVEIEEGVEKLYKWYQHSLEN, encoded by the coding sequence ATGTTAGAAAAATCATCAAAAATATATATTGCTGGGCATAGAGGCTTAGTTGGTTCTGCTATTTGGAATAATCTGAAAGCACGTGGATACAACAATCTTATTGGTTGTACCCATTGTGAACTCGACCTTACCAACCAGCAAGCTGTGGAAGACTTCTTCGCACAAGAAAGACCAGATGCCGTAGTTTTAGCAGCTGCATTCGTTGGAGGAATAATGGCAAATAGCCTTTATCGTGCCGATTTCATAATGCAAAATATGAAAATGCAATGTAATGTCATCTCGTGCGCATATAAATATAAGGTGAAAAAACTTTTATTCTTAGGTTCTACCTGCATTTATCCTAAAGATGCACCGCAACCTATGAAAGAAGATGCTCTGCTTACTTCACCATTGGAATACAGCAACGAAGAATATGCCATTGCAAAGATTGCCGGACTAAAAATGTGTGAAAGCTATAACCTGCAATATGGGACAAATTATATTGCTGTAATGCCAACTAACCTTTATGGACCTAACGATAATTTCCATTTAGAGAATAGTCACGTAATGCCGGCAATGATGCGCAAGGTTTATCTTGCAAAACTTATTCACGAAGGAAATTGGGACGCCATAAAAGTGGATATGAATAAACGACCTATTAATCCTGTTTCTAAACTCGCTGAACAAATTGGGAACGAGAATGTAGATGGCAATTCTTCAAAGAAACGTATCTTACAGGCTTTAGCTTTCTATGGAATTGAAAACAATGAGGTAACACTCTGGGGAACGGGGACTCCTTTGCGCGAATTCCTTTGGAGCGAAGATATGGCTGACGCCTCAGTTTTTCTGTTGCTTAATGTAGACTTTAAGGACATCATTGGCATAGAAAAATACTCAAGCGTTTTCTATGGTGTGAAAGCTGACGGAGAAGTAAACAGAAATAACAGTGAAGGACGTGGGGGAGCAATACCATCATTAGGAGAAATTAGGAATTGTCACATCAATATTGGTACTGGTAAAGAGCTAACTATAAAAGATTTGTCTGCATTAGTGGCAAAGACAGCAAACTTTACGGGCGAAATTGTCTGGGACGAAACAAAGCCCGATGGTACGCCACGAAAACTTATCAATGTAGATAAGCTTCATTCGTTAGGTTGGAAACATAAAGTTGAAATAGAAGAAGGCGTGGAGAAACTATATAAATGGTATCAGCACTCCTTAGAGAATTAA
- the prmA gene encoding 50S ribosomal protein L11 methyltransferase, with product MRYLQITFKITPDTELARELLVAMAGEVGCDSFSEEENVVKGYCLESVFDEQTLKEAISNFILPDIQIEYKVEEAEDKNWNEEWEKEGFAPIIINNNCLICSVKEKDPYALVADTEGSEPLIIRIDPKQAFGSGTHETTQMIVSQLLDIDLKGKNVLDCGCGTGILSIVAAKCGAKKVCGYDIDEWSVRNSTENAITNDVVIEVKEGDKQVIEELSETKFDIVIANINRNILLADMPSFVEAMKPKGYLILSGFYEEDVALLEEKAISLGLRKSQQRSNHRWVCLTFQPD from the coding sequence ATGAGATATCTACAGATTACGTTCAAGATAACACCAGATACAGAATTGGCACGCGAGCTTTTAGTTGCAATGGCAGGTGAAGTTGGCTGCGATTCGTTTTCGGAAGAAGAGAACGTAGTGAAAGGCTACTGTCTTGAAAGCGTATTTGATGAGCAAACTTTAAAAGAAGCTATTTCCAACTTTATTCTGCCTGATATACAAATAGAATATAAGGTAGAAGAGGCGGAGGATAAAAATTGGAATGAAGAATGGGAGAAGGAAGGCTTTGCCCCCATTATTATTAACAACAACTGCCTCATCTGTAGTGTAAAAGAGAAAGATCCATATGCGTTGGTGGCAGATACAGAAGGCAGTGAACCTTTAATTATAAGGATAGACCCCAAACAGGCTTTCGGTTCAGGGACGCATGAAACAACACAAATGATAGTATCTCAACTATTAGATATAGATCTAAAAGGGAAGAATGTACTGGATTGTGGCTGTGGGACTGGAATTCTGTCAATAGTTGCAGCCAAATGTGGAGCAAAAAAAGTTTGTGGATACGACATCGATGAATGGAGTGTGAGGAATTCAACAGAGAATGCAATAACCAATGATGTAGTAATTGAAGTAAAAGAAGGAGATAAGCAAGTTATTGAGGAACTCTCTGAAACGAAATTCGACATTGTCATTGCAAATATAAATCGCAATATATTGCTGGCGGATATGCCTTCTTTTGTAGAAGCGATGAAACCAAAAGGATACTTAATATTAAGTGGCTTTTATGAAGAAGACGTAGCCTTATTGGAAGAGAAGGCTATTAGTCTTGGACTGAGAAAGAGTCAACAGAGGTCGAATCACAGATGGGTGTGTCTGACATTTCAACCAGATTAG
- a CDS encoding TetR/AcrR family transcriptional regulator, translating to MIIENEYKKELKARILSLASTMFFQNGIRKVKMNDIAACLKISKRTLYEVYQNKEDLLYEVVVMNDKRKKEEIEKFDKPGLNVINIVMHVLRLQTEEFNRVNPLFYEELGRYPKLRIYFADRENKEHEQLVDFIERGVDEGYFLSNIDINLYSSLTAASGDYIMANFLYNKCNYKEILKTFILLYIRSICTEKGIKLLDKEMADFFQ from the coding sequence ATGATAATAGAAAATGAATATAAGAAAGAGCTAAAAGCGAGGATACTTTCATTAGCTTCTACGATGTTTTTTCAGAATGGCATTCGTAAAGTGAAAATGAACGATATAGCAGCATGTTTGAAAATATCGAAACGAACACTTTATGAAGTATATCAGAATAAAGAAGACCTGCTTTATGAAGTTGTGGTGATGAATGATAAGCGCAAAAAGGAAGAGATAGAGAAGTTTGATAAACCTGGTCTCAACGTTATCAACATTGTTATGCATGTATTAAGACTGCAGACCGAAGAGTTTAACAGAGTTAATCCATTATTCTATGAAGAATTGGGACGATATCCTAAGTTACGAATCTATTTTGCTGATCGGGAAAATAAGGAGCACGAACAACTTGTCGATTTTATAGAACGTGGAGTTGATGAGGGGTATTTCCTGTCCAATATAGATATAAACCTATATAGTAGTCTTACTGCTGCCTCCGGCGATTACATAATGGCGAACTTTCTATACAATAAGTGCAACTACAAAGAGATATTAAAGACTTTTATTCTGTTATACATAAGAAGTATTTGTACCGAAAAAGGGATAAAGCTATTGGATAAAGAGATGGCAGACTTCTTCCAATAA
- the neuC gene encoding UDP-N-acetylglucosamine 2-epimerase: MRKYKVAFATGSRADYGIVRNYITKLNNDSEIEFYILATGALLSAEFGSAVDIIEQDGFRIDYKDFVEPKMASFDETCRIMAKTLEDFSNYFSNNKPDLLIILGDRYEIYSVSIAAAMHRVPILHLHGGELTMANYDEFIRHSITKMATWHFTSTLEYKMRVIQLGENPENVYYLGALGAENSLYINMKNVPTELINSQVCFVVLFHPETLNEVSPQKQINEVFSAIEPFTNSYHFAFIGSNADTYADQIIKRVKKFCEKHNTCVFYSNLHPDTYHYLVKRSIALIGNSSSGIIEAPSLGSYTINIGERQTGRVKSKSILDVRCRSNEITQAIEFAIAHKDEAITDTPYYKENSAELYYRTTMDILHQKKTKYKMFYDIRPLSI, encoded by the coding sequence ATGAGGAAGTATAAAGTTGCTTTTGCTACGGGTTCTCGGGCTGACTATGGCATTGTTCGTAATTATATAACTAAGTTGAATAATGATTCAGAGATAGAATTTTATATACTTGCAACAGGTGCACTTTTATCTGCCGAATTTGGTAGTGCCGTAGATATTATAGAGCAGGATGGATTTCGTATAGACTACAAGGATTTTGTAGAACCGAAGATGGCTTCGTTTGATGAGACATGTCGTATTATGGCTAAGACCTTAGAGGATTTTAGTAATTATTTCTCCAATAACAAACCTGATTTATTGATAATACTTGGAGACCGATATGAAATCTATAGTGTCTCCATAGCTGCTGCTATGCATCGTGTTCCAATTCTACATTTACATGGTGGCGAACTAACTATGGCAAATTATGATGAATTTATTCGTCACTCTATTACTAAGATGGCAACATGGCACTTTACAAGTACTTTAGAATATAAAATGCGTGTTATACAACTTGGTGAGAACCCTGAGAATGTATACTATCTTGGTGCACTTGGTGCTGAAAATAGTCTTTATATTAATATGAAGAATGTTCCTACAGAACTTATCAATAGCCAAGTCTGTTTTGTTGTTCTATTCCATCCTGAGACTTTGAATGAAGTTTCTCCTCAGAAACAAATTAATGAGGTTTTTTCAGCTATAGAGCCATTTACTAATAGTTATCATTTTGCGTTTATTGGCTCAAATGCAGATACTTATGCTGATCAGATAATCAAACGTGTTAAGAAGTTTTGTGAAAAACATAATACTTGCGTTTTCTATAGTAATCTACATCCTGATACTTATCATTATCTTGTGAAAAGATCAATAGCATTGATTGGCAATTCAAGTAGTGGCATTATAGAAGCACCTTCACTTGGGAGTTATACCATTAATATTGGTGAACGTCAAACAGGACGTGTAAAAAGTAAAAGTATCTTGGATGTCCGTTGTAGATCCAATGAAATAACACAAGCTATTGAATTTGCCATAGCACATAAAGATGAAGCTATAACAGATACTCCATACTATAAAGAAAATTCAGCAGAATTATATTATCGTACGACAATGGATATACTTCACCAAAAAAAAACTAAGTATAAGATGTTTTATGATATTAGACCATTAAGTATATAA
- the neuB gene encoding N-acetylneuraminate synthase: MKRIYIIAEIGCNHCGNPKLAKRMVEEAKSCGVDAVKFQTFKASELITKYAPKADYQKNTTGTDENQLEMTRKLELPYNEFIKLRDYALSLGLDTFSTPFDMDSINFLEKNGQKIWKIPSGEVTNLPFLERIAKIKIDEKRIILSTGMCTINEIHQAVDIIHKYEDPKKLIILHCNTEYPTPDKDVNLSAIDTLHKEFPGIKIGFSDHSIGYVAAIGACMKNIVLIEKHFTLDKNFPGPDHKASATPEELKELCHNVRRIEVIAGEGGKKVTESEERNISIARKSIVARKKIKKGEIFSEHNLTCKRPGNGISPMEWYNVIGTFAVRDFDEDEMIDF, encoded by the coding sequence ATGAAACGTATCTATATAATTGCAGAAATCGGTTGCAACCATTGTGGTAATCCTAAGTTGGCAAAACGTATGGTTGAAGAAGCCAAATCTTGTGGTGTTGATGCCGTAAAATTTCAAACATTCAAGGCATCTGAGTTAATAACTAAATATGCACCTAAAGCTGATTATCAAAAAAATACGACAGGAACTGATGAAAATCAGTTAGAAATGACACGCAAATTAGAACTTCCTTATAATGAGTTTATTAAGTTACGTGATTATGCTTTGAGTCTTGGACTAGATACATTCTCAACCCCTTTTGATATGGATTCCATAAATTTTTTAGAAAAGAACGGCCAAAAGATATGGAAGATTCCTTCAGGAGAGGTTACAAACTTACCTTTTTTAGAACGTATTGCCAAAATTAAAATAGATGAGAAAAGAATAATATTATCAACAGGTATGTGTACTATTAATGAAATACATCAGGCTGTTGATATTATTCATAAATACGAAGATCCTAAGAAATTAATAATCCTTCATTGCAACACAGAGTATCCAACTCCTGATAAGGATGTAAACCTTAGTGCTATTGATACATTGCACAAAGAATTCCCTGGTATAAAAATAGGTTTTTCTGACCACTCTATTGGTTATGTAGCTGCTATTGGTGCTTGTATGAAGAATATAGTACTTATTGAGAAACATTTTACATTAGATAAGAATTTCCCAGGCCCAGACCACAAAGCTTCTGCTACTCCTGAAGAACTTAAGGAGTTATGTCATAATGTTCGTCGTATAGAAGTTATAGCTGGCGAGGGAGGAAAGAAAGTTACCGAATCTGAAGAGCGTAATATAAGTATTGCAAGAAAATCAATAGTGGCTCGTAAAAAGATAAAGAAAGGTGAAATTTTTAGCGAACATAATCTAACCTGTAAACGCCCAGGTAATGGAATCAGTCCTATGGAATGGTATAATGTGATAGGTACTTTTGCTGTTCGTGATTTTGATGAGGACGAGATGATAGATTTCTAA
- a CDS encoding cytidylyltransferase domain-containing protein, whose protein sequence is MKRIAIIPARSGSKGLKDKNIIELCGKPLISYSIEAALNTNLFNKVIVSTDSELYAQISRQCGADILMRGENLSDDKATTYMVLEDIIKHRVIETYDYFVLLQPTSPLRNAKHITEAIEKFDLKYNQFDFLVSMKEAEHAKVLVNRIEKDESLKFFDTDFSNYRRQGYKDYSPNGAIFIAKPACYLVRKHFFGAKSLAYIMTKEDSIDIDGPLDLILAKAIMTQR, encoded by the coding sequence GTGAAAAGAATAGCTATCATCCCAGCACGTTCTGGTTCAAAAGGTTTGAAGGATAAGAATATTATTGAGCTCTGTGGAAAACCTCTTATATCTTATTCGATAGAGGCCGCGCTTAATACTAATCTTTTTAATAAAGTCATAGTGTCTACAGATTCAGAACTTTATGCTCAAATTTCTCGTCAATGTGGTGCAGATATTCTGATGAGGGGAGAAAATCTATCTGATGACAAAGCCACAACATATATGGTTTTAGAAGATATCATAAAACATAGAGTAATAGAAACTTATGATTATTTCGTCCTTCTGCAACCCACTTCACCTTTACGTAATGCGAAACATATTACAGAAGCTATCGAAAAGTTTGATTTAAAATACAATCAGTTTGATTTCTTAGTCTCTATGAAAGAGGCCGAACATGCAAAAGTGCTTGTAAATCGCATAGAGAAGGATGAAAGTCTGAAATTCTTTGATACAGACTTCTCTAATTATCGAAGACAAGGATATAAAGATTACTCTCCTAATGGAGCTATTTTTATTGCAAAACCAGCATGTTATCTTGTTCGAAAGCATTTCTTTGGTGCTAAGAGCTTAGCATATATTATGACAAAAGAAGACTCTATAGACATAGATGGTCCATTGGATTTAATTCTGGCGAAAGCAATAATGACACAACGTTAA
- a CDS encoding NADP-dependent malic enzyme produces the protein MVKITKEAALAYHENGRPGKIEVIPTKAHSTQTDLSLAYSPGVAYPCLEIQENPDNVYKYTDKGNLVAVITNGTAVLGLGNIGAMSGKPVMEGKGLLFKIYGGIDVFDIEINETDPDKFCETVEKIAPTFGGINLEDIKAPECFAIEERLKRTLDIPVMHDDQHGTAIISAAGLKNALEVAGKDITKVRLVVNGAGAAAISCTKLYVALGLKKENILMLDSHGVITADRPNLTEQKKLFATNRKDAHTLEEAIKGADVFVGLSKGNILSKEMIQSMNSNPIVFALANPVPEISYEDAIEARPDVIMSTGRSDYPNQINNVIGFPYIFRGALDVHAKAINEEMKLAAVHAIAELAKQPVPDVVNEVYHVNELTFGPKYFIPKPVDPRLITVVSAAVAKAAMDSGVARTPIKDFDAYKDRLMQMLGQETKLTRYLHATAARHPQRVVFAEGVHQNMLKAAVQAKQEGICQPILLGHPDRIKRIANRLKLDLTGIELIDMRADKEQRRRANYAKHLAEKRAREGYTFDEAYDKMYERNYFGMAMVESGDADAMITGLYTKYSDTIKIAKDVIGIRPEYKHFGTMHILNTKRGIYYIADTLINRMPNAEALVDITRLAHHSVKFFNDDPVMAMVSFSNFGSDEGGSPQQVREALAITQETHPDWLIDGEMQINFALDKKLRDEKYPFTRLKGKSVNTLIFPNLASANSAYKLLQGFSPETEVIGPIQMGLNKPIHFTDFECSVRDIVNITAVAAIDAYIEKIKKKQ, from the coding sequence ATGGTTAAAATAACAAAAGAGGCGGCACTTGCGTATCATGAGAATGGCCGTCCTGGAAAGATAGAAGTTATCCCTACAAAAGCTCATAGTACACAAACCGATTTAAGTCTTGCCTATTCGCCTGGAGTTGCATACCCTTGCTTAGAAATTCAGGAAAACCCAGACAACGTTTACAAATATACCGATAAAGGAAACCTTGTTGCAGTTATAACAAACGGAACTGCAGTTTTAGGACTGGGCAACATTGGTGCTATGAGTGGAAAACCCGTTATGGAGGGTAAAGGGTTGCTATTTAAGATTTATGGTGGCATTGATGTTTTCGATATTGAGATTAATGAAACTGATCCCGACAAATTCTGTGAAACTGTTGAAAAGATAGCTCCTACGTTTGGTGGAATTAATCTTGAGGATATAAAGGCTCCTGAATGTTTTGCTATTGAAGAGAGACTAAAACGCACGTTAGACATTCCGGTGATGCACGACGACCAGCACGGCACAGCCATTATATCTGCCGCAGGTCTGAAAAATGCGCTCGAAGTTGCTGGAAAAGACATAACAAAGGTTCGACTTGTTGTAAATGGAGCGGGTGCTGCAGCCATCTCGTGTACGAAACTATATGTAGCTTTAGGCTTAAAGAAAGAGAACATACTTATGCTAGATTCGCACGGAGTTATTACTGCCGACCGACCGAACCTAACAGAACAAAAGAAGCTATTCGCTACCAATCGTAAAGATGCACACACGTTAGAGGAAGCCATAAAAGGTGCTGATGTTTTTGTAGGACTCTCAAAGGGCAATATCCTTTCGAAAGAGATGATACAGTCTATGAACAGTAATCCTATCGTATTTGCACTGGCTAACCCCGTGCCTGAGATTTCGTACGAAGATGCGATAGAGGCACGACCAGACGTTATTATGTCTACTGGACGGTCCGATTATCCAAACCAGATTAACAACGTTATTGGTTTCCCCTATATCTTTAGAGGTGCTCTTGATGTGCACGCTAAAGCCATAAACGAAGAAATGAAGCTCGCTGCCGTGCACGCCATTGCCGAACTGGCTAAGCAACCTGTACCTGATGTTGTGAACGAAGTGTACCACGTGAACGAACTCACGTTTGGACCAAAATACTTTATACCGAAACCTGTAGACCCACGACTGATTACCGTGGTGAGTGCTGCTGTGGCAAAGGCTGCAATGGATAGCGGTGTGGCAAGAACGCCTATTAAAGACTTTGATGCATACAAAGACCGCCTGATGCAAATGCTTGGACAAGAAACCAAACTTACTCGCTATTTACACGCAACTGCTGCACGCCACCCACAACGAGTTGTATTTGCCGAAGGTGTACACCAGAATATGCTGAAGGCTGCTGTACAAGCAAAGCAAGAAGGAATTTGCCAACCTATTTTGTTGGGACACCCCGACCGCATTAAACGCATAGCGAACCGACTGAAGCTCGACCTGACTGGCATTGAACTCATTGATATGCGTGCCGACAAGGAACAGCGACGCAGAGCCAATTACGCAAAGCACTTGGCGGAGAAGCGTGCACGCGAAGGTTACACTTTCGATGAGGCTTACGACAAAATGTACGAACGAAACTACTTTGGTATGGCGATGGTTGAAAGTGGCGATGCTGATGCTATGATTACAGGACTCTACACGAAATACAGCGATACCATAAAGATTGCAAAAGATGTTATTGGCATTCGTCCAGAATACAAACACTTCGGCACAATGCACATTCTGAATACCAAGCGTGGCATATACTACATTGCCGATACGCTGATAAACCGTATGCCAAACGCCGAAGCACTGGTAGACATAACGCGCCTTGCCCACCACTCTGTAAAATTCTTCAACGACGACCCTGTTATGGCAATGGTATCGTTCTCTAACTTTGGTAGCGACGAGGGAGGCTCACCACAACAAGTGCGCGAGGCATTGGCCATAACACAAGAGACGCACCCCGACTGGTTAATAGACGGCGAAATGCAGATAAACTTCGCATTAGACAAGAAGTTGCGCGACGAGAAATATCCTTTCACACGCTTGAAAGGTAAAAGCGTAAACACGCTTATTTTCCCTAATCTTGCTTCAGCCAACAGTGCCTACAAGCTGCTGCAAGGCTTTAGTCCAGAAACCGAAGTGATTGGGCCAATCCAAATGGGGTTGAACAAACCTATCCACTTCACCGACTTCGAATGTTCCGTTCGCGACATTGTAAACATCACGGCAGTTGCTGCCATTGATGCGTACATAGAGAAAATAAAGAAGAAGCAATAA
- a CDS encoding glycoside hydrolase family 25 protein, whose translation MNIPKTIGPLCAKLRKMPKWVWWAGGILIALVYCLCLYLFLVAPSGFRWRAIYGDPDYPDGYEIHGVDISHHQGTVNWARLRNALIEQSPVRFVFMKSTEGDSHVDRNFRINFINAKESGLIRGAYHFWSNSSSPRRQAYFYLAMTPLEAGDLPPVLDIETKPTNISTEEFQQNILTWLHIVEDKFHVKPIIYTYYKFKDQYLSDSRFDDYPYWIAHYYVHKMEYPGKWLFWQHTDAGKLPGIKGYVDLNIFNGSYYNLMQLLIPETNLVEMSDTPICDSTSVDSFSVQD comes from the coding sequence ATGAATATTCCTAAAACAATCGGCCCGCTTTGTGCTAAATTGCGTAAGATGCCTAAATGGGTATGGTGGGCTGGAGGAATACTCATTGCTTTAGTATATTGTCTCTGCCTTTATTTATTTTTAGTTGCTCCTTCTGGATTTCGTTGGCGTGCAATATATGGAGATCCCGATTATCCCGATGGTTATGAAATACATGGTGTTGATATTAGCCATCACCAAGGGACTGTTAATTGGGCACGTCTTCGTAACGCACTTATAGAACAATCACCAGTTCGTTTCGTCTTTATGAAATCTACAGAGGGTGATAGCCATGTAGACAGAAACTTCCGCATAAACTTCATCAATGCAAAAGAATCGGGACTTATCCGTGGTGCTTACCATTTCTGGAGTAACAGTTCTTCTCCTCGTCGTCAAGCTTATTTCTATTTGGCAATGACACCTTTGGAAGCAGGCGACCTGCCCCCTGTACTTGACATAGAGACAAAGCCAACCAACATCAGTACGGAAGAGTTCCAACAAAACATTCTGACATGGTTACATATTGTAGAAGATAAATTCCATGTAAAACCTATTATCTATACCTATTATAAGTTTAAAGATCAATATCTATCCGATTCTCGTTTCGATGACTACCCTTATTGGATTGCCCATTACTATGTCCACAAGATGGAATACCCGGGGAAATGGCTTTTTTGGCAACATACGGATGCAGGTAAACTACCTGGAATAAAAGGTTACGTGGACTTAAATATCTTTAATGGTTCTTATTATAACCTTATGCAACTGCTCATTCCCGAAACTAATCTGGTTGAAATGTCAGACACACCCATCTGTGATTCGACCTCTGTTGACTCTTTCTCAGTCCAAGACTAA